Proteins encoded in a region of the Candidatus Cloacimonadota bacterium genome:
- a CDS encoding nucleotidyl transferase AbiEii/AbiGii toxin family protein, whose protein sequence is MDRNFYFNKLYPLQDNFLSVIQKIDQKFYLTGRTVASRVYLHHRFSDDLDFFVNDKPEFKLWVDRILDAVAKNKEWHLDISLRENRFARCLIVERGIELKIEFVNDVPSHIGLIRNHPILGRIDSPENILANRVTAIVDRNEPKDVVDVWAFCTKMGLSLSEALKNAGSKAAGIFSLDVARILYLAENHDFSTIKWIKIPDFGILIQDIKKIVDKLIEITE, encoded by the coding sequence ATGGATAGAAATTTTTATTTCAACAAACTGTATCCTTTGCAGGATAATTTTCTTTCGGTTATACAAAAAATAGATCAAAAATTTTATCTAACCGGTAGAACAGTTGCATCAAGAGTTTACTTACATCATCGGTTTTCTGATGACCTTGATTTCTTTGTGAATGATAAACCAGAGTTTAAACTTTGGGTTGATAGGATTCTTGATGCAGTGGCAAAAAATAAAGAATGGCACTTAGATATTTCTTTGAGAGAAAACCGCTTTGCCAGATGTCTAATTGTGGAAAGAGGGATTGAATTGAAGATAGAATTTGTAAATGATGTGCCGTCTCATATCGGCCTTATAAGAAATCATCCAATTCTTGGTAGAATTGATAGTCCCGAAAATATATTGGCTAATAGAGTAACAGCAATTGTTGATAGAAACGAGCCAAAGGATGTTGTTGATGTTTGGGCATTCTGTACTAAAATGGGTCTATCATTATCTGAAGCACTAAAAAATGCTGGTAGTAAAGCTGCTGGAATATTTTCTCTTGATGTGGCTCGGATTTTATATTTAGCAGAGAACCATGATTTCTCTACAATTAAATGGATAAAAATACCTGACTTTGGCATTTTGATTCAAGATATAAAAAAGATTGTAGATAAATTAATTGAAATAACGGAGTAA